The DNA window tattgattactttttaatatgttacatattactatatacaaatatgcaGTGGCGGggtaagaataaaattttatttgggcACGATCGGGGCTGTCTTCCTCAATTCCGGAGCCCTAGAAAAACTTCTTTTAAAGTGAACATTTTTGccttgttattaataaaaatgttgcacATAAAATACgaaagaaataatatctttgATATTCTTTtcgtactttaaaatatatatgatatcaaAAACTGAGGTTAACATATCCTAAACTTTGGAACGCGTGGAGCCCCTTTAACTGACTGGTGGCCTACGTCGCCCACGGTCCACGCCGCCCAAGGCCCACGACTTACGCCGCTTCTGCAAATAGGTGGGGGTTTTTTTAGTGTACGCTATTGATCATATGCTCAATATTGAATGtacctgtttattttttaagatttcttCAAAATACCAAATgtcaaaaattatgtaattctgtattttatttgtgcttTAAACGTAAATGGATTCGTAAATTATTTCCTAATACTTACAGAATAAACAGTTCCTAACTTGTTTAATGTCAGTCTcagtttgttattattgttcagctaaataaaatgaaacaaaattatgaattacaataaatattttcaaatgtagcTAAATTTTGTTGTCGATTAAGTATACTCAAATTTAATCTTACTAGATGGTCCTGTATACCACACAGGTTTTCTCATTTTGGTAatcaattaatatacatatatgatgttaataaatttcttttctttttgcTGTTCTTTCCTATCACAATTTAAATAGCTtggactttttttattaaatatattaataacaaaatgttttggATACTgaacaatttgaataaattccgttataaaactgataaattttataattaaacaacaatgATCTCATAGGTAAGTtatgtaatttttctttatCTATGGATAGATTTTTTGCTAATTTTGTAAGACTACACTTGCTTGTTATTTTGTGCTTCCATAATTTGTTAACGTCCATAATCATGACCATAAACTTCAGACTTTGTGCAAGTGGCTGtctaggtacccactcatcacatattccaatcataacaagaatatttattatttttaggttccagtttgaagggtaaatgagacagcgtaactacaggcacaaagagcataacttcttagttcctaaggttgttggtgcattggtgttgtaagggagggttgaattatttaaaataaagaaaatgagaaatGCGCTGAATAACAAATCTTaagtcatttaatttattatcgattTTGTTAGGTTTTTGAACTCAACTGTTTTCAGcgtcacaataataatataggtaagtaggtttatttaaaaatgatattttctttGGAACTTGGGTGAACATAAACTTAAAATCGTAGTATTAAATAGTAGGAACAATATGATGGTAGGAATGTACAGTCAGATTATGGGTCAGTTAACGGACGGACTTGTAAATATAACACGAAATAAAGACCACGTATACCAGATTACAAATTAAAGTAGGAGCGTGATGGagttacataataaacaatacgAAAACCAATAAACTGCGTGTGTGGCTATGAAGATGTCGTTAACAGACAGTAaaagtaacaattatattttattcgaataatgtTGCTACGATTTTTTGTCGTAGATTAAATCATCTATATATAGAGCTAGCTGAAACCATCCTTTTCACCTTCCTGGGCGTCTTAAGCACATAACTATTCATAGTAGTGTTCCATATCGATAATCCAcaatcgatagactatcgatagttaagggttagcgatagtctatcgatagtattgtcacttgtcaatactattgatattatCGAATATCGCTATatccccatgagcaatactattgatagtatCGATCGATAGTGTCGTTTTGTGCTATCGTTAGCcagttatttttatagtattacttTCTGAGATAAGTTATTTTGTAAGCCAGGTAACGACACtgattataataagtttaaataaatttgcgcCAGTAGAGTATAagaattaatacatttagtactttttttcgatttatgaaaaaacattaaagtattattaagaaAGATTAACGAGAACTTATTACCCTTTTCTCAAAATCAATTCACAGACATTGATAATGATAGAAACAGGCatagttttcataaaaataaaagagaataaaatattaatcattttatttttaacattaatgaaTGGTTCCCTCTTAACACATCGAACTAATAGTTTCATTAATTTCATCTGATAATGACAAAAGTTTCCGCCACATGTCAGGAGTCATACTAATTCCTTTTTTTCCTGGTAGTAATTCCCCAttcttttcataaaattctcTTATATCTATGTAAACTTTTCCCTTAAATTCTCGAATTTTTACTAATTTCTTTCCTTGCAAGACCCAAGTTGGTTCCTTGTCATCTGTTCTTGAACCCATCTTTGCCTTCTTCTCTGGGGGTTGGTTTTTCtaaaatcatttcaaattaaattaaaaaaaaactaccgaTCTTTACAAGAGTATATACACAaggaaattgtaaaattattaaaataataaaccaatTAAAACTTAGATTTTAGGTTACAAAAACTACTTACGTCAACCGGCCCATCATCGCTATCGCTGCTGGAACTTTCtgcttttttcttatttttcggcatatttatacgttaaaaataaaaaatgcaaatgaCTAAACGAAAAATTTAAGTAGATATTGTCTtatcaacatattattttaaaatacagctgaaatacaattatttactgTTATGTTTCCGGTTTCACATAAACTTCACTTAACACTTAACAGTTTTCAGTTTACAATTGTCATTGTCAACGACAAAGAGGGTAGAGACAAAGTATAGATAAACGAGaagtattatttctatataaaatgtgtaccgctcaaaatttattaaatttgcatGGAGCTGCTAGAGCCAGAAGGTAAATTTGATAAAACGTGCTAATATTTGATTGGCCATTATGGAATTGGAGAGTAAAACTTAGAAGTTTTTAAAACGTCCTATTTTCAGATTTttcttaatcaattttataaatttctattgataaatgttaatttcaacCATTAGCCCTATTCTGGTAATTTATGGGACcctgatttaaatgtaatgagAAGATGTAAAAAAATTGCTCATGGCAGCCCTGATTTTACATTGTCAAACTGTCAGTTACATACCACAGAGTTCCATTGTAGATTGTATTGctgtattaaacattttttaagagAATCGGAATTCTACTCCGAATCAATTACAGTTATCAGATGGAAaggaaataaagtatttaattacaaaattgtcCAGGAACAAGATAAGTACTTTTTAGTAATCTCGCAGTAAACATGTAATCATAATACAAGGGCTTTTTTATGTACGGTGTTATGGAAAACATCAGTCAtgaaatacttttgtataattattcttttcGTCGTCTCACATGAAAGTCAGTCGtctatttttaacaaaacgGATTCATTTTCACTGCTTAAATCAAATTCATCTGATCAAAAAGGATGGATCATAAAACTTGATATCTATTTCGCGAAAACACTTCCTTCAATGTTACAAAAACTACCTGGAACCGACGTTCGCTTTAAATGCGAGGCAATAATGAATTTTACCAAAGTtgaaaaatttactaaaaacaaaGAGGGTATAGAAACATCTTTAAAAGAATTTCCTCCAGATCATATTCAAGAAACTTTGATGAAGAATGTCAAAGTATATTGGTTGAAAGATAGCAAAGTGTTGTTAGAAAATCCAAGAGTCAAAATTCTTACTAAAATAGACAAAACAAACGGCACCATTGGTACATATCttagattaaaaaatttaagcacTGATGATACAGCAAACTATACTTGTGTGATTAAacaaaattacgaaaaaaagtTGTCAACAAGGCTCATTATTGAAAAGGATACTTACAACCAGCTGACATACCCTGCAGTTCCTACAATTGCTGGCAACAACAATGAGATGGtgttgaatattaaaacaacaccCAATTTAATATCTGAAGGTATGACATcagaaattgaaattaataaaagtaatattacaacAATTCCACAAAAGCTAGAACCAATATGTCAAGAATATGTAGGAAATGTCTGTAGCTCTCATTTGAAGGGTCATTTTGTTTACATTCCTTATGGGACTTCTCAAGCTGCTCTTGAGAACAAACTTATGAAAGCTTTTCAGGTCACGAAATACTCGAACGATATAAGCTCCAATTGTGAACGGTATGCTCTTCCTAGTTTATGCTATTCCACTTTCCCAATATGCAGAGAccctataaaaacaaatgaaaacttttttaaggAAGTAAACAACAGTTTTAAAGCATATACTGAAATGAACAATCAACAAATGGGAAACTCAGATAATCAAAACGTTTCTAAAACAGCTGATACACCAACATCTCGATATATACAAGTACccctaattttaaataatttatccaaAGATTTATTCAATTATCGCTACAATTCCACAATACTGCGACGTGTATGTAAACAAGATTGTGAAATATTAGAAAATGAACTCTGTCAAACAGAATATGCCATTGCTAAAAGACACCCCCATATTGGGCAACAGCTGACATTGGAAGAATGCCAGGATCTGCCAGAGGATGATCCAGACTGTCTTAAGATAGGCATTGGCAGTCTAATGGTTTCAGATGATGAATGTTACTGGGAAAATGGAGGTGGATATCTCGGTAGAGTGAGTGTAGCAAGTTCTGGTATGGCATGTATTGAATGGTCTAAGCAGCTCTATTTAAAAGTTTCCGACTATCCTGAATTAGCAGGTAGACATAGCTATTGCAGAAATCCTGGTGGAATCAAAACCCAACCATGGTGTTTTGTTGATAATGATGGAAAAACAGATCAACTATGTGACATTCCAAAATGTGCTCACAAAATATGGATTTACATTGTTGtaatttttcttcttttgttGTTACTGGTTGTTGGATGTATAATTTGCCTCTTTTATAGACACAAAAATAAAGGAAATGCTGCTACTATTAGGGACATTAATCTTCCTAATGctgataaaaatatctatggaAATTCAAGATTGAATTCTCCTAtagaaatgaatgaattattaactAATCAAAACAGTGGCAGTCAACCACATCTGACAACTTCAACACGAGGAAATGGTATCCTTCGTATACCTCAATACTCATTATCACAAATCAAATTCTTGGAAGAATTAGGTGAAGGTGCTTTTGGTAAAGTTTATAAAGGAGCATTGAAAAAGAATGGTGAAACTCAATATGTGGCTGTTAAAGCATTAAAAGAAAATGCTTCTGCTAAAACAAAAGCCGATTTTAGAAGggaaattgatttaatatcagAATTAACACATGAGAATATAGTATGTATTGTCGGAGTAGCTCTCAGAGAGGAACCACTATGTATGCTGTTTGAGTTTATGGCCCGTGGAGACTTACATGAATTTCTCATGGGCCGTGCACCTCCGTCTGGCAAGGGTTTGCCTTCAATGAGACTACTGAACATTGCCAATAATATTGCATCTGGTATGCAGTATCTTGCCTCACATCATTATGTGCACAGAGATTTGGCTGCAAGAAATTGCCTTGTGTCAGatgattttatagtaaaaatatcagATTTTGGACTTTCTAGGGATATTTATAGCTCGGATTATTATAGAGtgagtatttgtatataatgattttttgttcTTGATGTTAATAAGATATACTCAAAAATCCCTCCTAATGTTTAGGTGCAATCTAAGAGTCTACTACCAGTGAGGTGGATGCCTCCAGAGTCAATCCTCTATGGTAAATTTACTACTGAAAGTGATATTTGGTCCTATGGAGTTGTATTGTGGGAGATCTATAGCTATGGATTGCAGCCTTACTATGGGTACGAAAAACATTATAgtacttcatttaattttttttaaactataatactttaattttaaaaaaataattaaaagaatgaTTTAGTCAGTCAATTTAAAGagtgatttaatttttcattacttaactatatttatttatagatatagcaATCAGGAAGTTATAGCAATGGTCCGTGCTGGTGAGCTATTGATGGCTCCTTCAGGATGCCCAACAGCTATGTATACTCTCATGATGGAATGTTGGAAACATACACCTCAAAGGAGACCTAATTTTGAAGAAATTGTTATGAGGTACATATaagaatcatatttatatttaatgttgtatatccatatatatacatgtttaaatgaatatatctttatattgtaACTTAATGGGATCATTATATCACTCATTGCATGCTTGAATAATtgacgaaataatttaaaaaagcctAGGCATGCATGCCAGACTTAggctagtatttattaaaatctccacccaaaatatgaacaaataatctatacttataaaataacatgacctaactgactgattcatcatctcCGAGCATAAACTATTAAAGTaagggccatgaaatttggtgagtaggattgttttattgagtagacgcCCACTAAGGAAGGGATTTAGTAAATTGTAACCCAGAAGGGGTGAAATAATGGTTGACAGTTTGAATGAAAATCTGTAAATTTTTAAGTTTGAAACctgaaactttaattttggtatgctgattaaaaataattagatacgtatttaagcgtttctagatattctacacCGAAGGGGTGAAATACaaaccaatgtggtatacaaagaggtctaaaattaatgtaaaattttaagttaatctgtatatatattcaacttccacacgagcaaagccgcgggcaacagcaaGTTTCCATATAAAcagttattaaaacataatggTGGTCAATGTCCCATAAGCATGGCATAAATTTATGGTGACGTCCTTCTGAGCGATTTCGATTAGGGCTACTATTCTCAATGGAAAATTACCACTGTGCAGGCAATAGTATCCTGCTTCAGTGTTTCTGTAAATACAGGTACCACTATATAACATGACCAGAGTAAATTCGACCTGTATTCTATGCTTTTCGAGGCAACGTGTGCTAACATTACCAGTTTTCAAACTTAGGACTAttattgagaatttcttgataggaaaatttaacattttattgaattggGATTTAAACCCAGGACCTTAAAATCTGCAGCTTGACGTgaccaaattttattatttagattacaGGATTGGATACAAATGGGTGGGTGTCCAGACACGGCTCCTTCTGAGTCTGGCAGTAGTTGCGGGCATCGGCCGACAACGTCTACCAAGGAATTCCAAGAGCGAGTCCCGCTTCTACCACCTCACTGTTCCTCCTCAAACGGCTCACTAGCTACCGGAAGCCTCAAGAAATTTAGTGCAGCTGGATCCAGTTCTAAAGTGACCGATGATAATTTCTCCACATGTAGCGAAGTGCCACCTCTTGCGCCCAAGACTAAAAAGTACAGTTCGGGATCCCTCATAGACACGGATAAAATTGGTACCAAGGACACTGTCGTTAGAATACCCAACAAACATTACGGCAACGAAATATAACCATTGCATAGATATTACTACACCTTTGTTAAGCTTAAAGTTTGCTCTCTCCTCGGTGAGTATTAAAATAGTTGTAAGTAAATTATTGGCACTGCTAGAATAAGTAACTTCATGATAGTTATAGATGGCTATGCACACTCcgccttattatttattaaaagacaatacattttatttattggaagaaattttagttgttttgttatttttgtagtccagggtaagtaaaaaaatattatgaaagatgtacataaaacatatttgctCAAAGTCTTCAGGATGTATCGATACATTACCGTACATATATCATAAGTACATGTAGATTTGAATAACGACATAGTtgcagaaaattaattattagttttttttttgcttagtaCATTGTAAACATTTTGAGTCTTTACTGCATTTTATACGTACCttaacgtaaattaaataattttatttgtcgaaTCAGGCAGATAGATTTTTTCAACTAAATCAATTATATTGCCTATGCTAATTCATATAAGTTTATTTCAacctttaatgttatttttaattaattacatacatttgtgCATAAGAACCTTGTGTTGTTACGATttaaagtttcatattaattttaacttttagcTTAAATGTATCATTCtttttcgtaatttaaataactagacatttttgtgtaattgttttttatatttttttagtaaattaaaacttatttgcaagttattataaagttaaggtttgcgtaaatataagtaaataattcatatctAGGAAACTTTTTAaagctttataatttttttaacgttacCTTCGTTCTGACCAAGACTTGGGACATCTAAGTTCTGACCATGTTATAAATTAggacaataaattatttgttattttaatcaaatataaatagcatTATTATCCGTCTGTTACTTCTGTTTTATAggcactatttatttttaatatttgccaATTCTTTacctaattacaaataattgcgCATACGAATCATTTACCACTTCattgagtgttttttttaagatgtttctatttatttttctatcagTACCTACAATTTAATGTAGTGCTAAACGATACTTGCctaattttttactaaaattcgACACTGCCaatctaaatatttgtattattaaaaaaaatacctttctatgtaagtattaaactaaaaaaagataagttttttttcaCAGTATTTATCAAAAgtcatttattgtttattattttcatagtatacAATACCCAATCAAAGACATGGACATTTAATTTCgacgataaaaattaaaaaacatacatttcttATCCGTTTATAATCCATAACTGCAAGATTttgatactaattttatatatttcaaaaatcttagtcataagaaaaaaaatgttttaactaatttattgtTGCTCCGAATGTCCAATCTTTCAtactaattgtaattttaagtcTCTATGTCTATGATTAAATTACGTCATAAGCGGTCGAatgcatttgttttaataatggttGCCTTATCCCAGCAAAATATGTGACCAGTTCCCATGCTAAGGACGCAGTATCGATTATTTCACAATATCGACCACAGATGATCTTTAGCGAGTTACAATCTTCCTAAATTTAAGGAAGATTGCTTTTGCCTTTAATCCAGTACACTAAAATTAGAAAAGGGATTTAGTCATCCATATGACGCAGTGACTTTTTATCATTGTGTGTGTAGCATTCGTTTATCCGCGCATTTGTGTTCGacctttaataattatagatctattcacccACGAAGGCACCccaagttaattatttaaaaaaaaaaattaacaaataagatatttgaatttatttgtcGTTTTTACTCTAAGTCGTCTCACGCACTCTTACGTCTTGTCTTGTCTTGTAAGCACGTCAGTCACTTATTCATACTAATGTACGCCAATAATGTTTGAGTGACGGGTGCGCCTTCGTGAACGAATGGATCTATAAATCGATTCGATAATTTTATCGATAAGATTTGTTACCTCTTTTACGAGTATCAAGTCACTTTAatacaactttattatttttttaggatcCTATAGTACTACCTACTGTTGTACTTGCCAAAGACTTTTTTGTAtgtgatatgtttatttacttttttacttgaatgtaaactgtatttctaaattaaacaatttaggtatattattttaagtgttttattttacaaataattaaagttttatatttgtaacattgtataatttatgtaaaatgttaaaaaaaatacgatgttCCATATTCATCGGTTTTCATACCAAATGAGGAATACTTAACTTTATTgccaatataaaaacataatcgtttaagtATTTCTATTCATTTCGCCAGCTTACTATTCGTATTTTCTACATCGCTTTGAACTTTTTTCGTAATTACGTATTCGCCGTGAACTCGCATGTGTACTTTGAGATTGTTATTTCCAGTGAAAGCCTTTTGACATATTCTACAGACGTATGGTTTAAtacctgtaattaaaataaaaattatttaaaaacattgctttaaattttcaattcagTACGAGATAGGTTGTTTCATTTGTTATTAGGATATAGAGCGCTCGGGACTGTTTATCTGTAGTGTCAGAAAAACAAACAGGAATTTAGATAAAAAGgaaatttactatatatttctaaaaataactataatatagttAATGCTTCAAATGAGAACAaggtagatataaaaaataggtaGATATATAAAAGTATGAATAATGA is part of the Vanessa tameamea isolate UH-Manoa-2023 chromosome 10, ilVanTame1 primary haplotype, whole genome shotgun sequence genome and encodes:
- the LOC113404118 gene encoding RNA polymerase II transcriptional coactivator, translated to MPKNKKKAESSSSDSDDGPVDKNQPPEKKAKMGSRTDDKEPTWVLQGKKLVKIREFKGKVYIDIREFYEKNGELLPGKKGISMTPDMWRKLLSLSDEINETISSMC
- the LOC113404060 gene encoding tyrosine-protein kinase transmembrane receptor Ror, which translates into the protein MKYFCIIILFVVSHESQSSIFNKTDSFSLLKSNSSDQKGWIIKLDIYFAKTLPSMLQKLPGTDVRFKCEAIMNFTKVEKFTKNKEGIETSLKEFPPDHIQETLMKNVKVYWLKDSKVLLENPRVKILTKIDKTNGTIGTYLRLKNLSTDDTANYTCVIKQNYEKKLSTRLIIEKDTYNQLTYPAVPTIAGNNNEMVLNIKTTPNLISEGMTSEIEINKSNITTIPQKLEPICQEYVGNVCSSHLKGHFVYIPYGTSQAALENKLMKAFQVTKYSNDISSNCERYALPSLCYSTFPICRDPIKTNENFFKEVNNSFKAYTEMNNQQMGNSDNQNVSKTADTPTSRYIQVPLILNNLSKDLFNYRYNSTILRRVCKQDCEILENELCQTEYAIAKRHPHIGQQLTLEECQDLPEDDPDCLKIGIGSLMVSDDECYWENGGGYLGRVSVASSGMACIEWSKQLYLKVSDYPELAGRHSYCRNPGGIKTQPWCFVDNDGKTDQLCDIPKCAHKIWIYIVVIFLLLLLLVVGCIICLFYRHKNKGNAATIRDINLPNADKNIYGNSRLNSPIEMNELLTNQNSGSQPHLTTSTRGNGILRIPQYSLSQIKFLEELGEGAFGKVYKGALKKNGETQYVAVKALKENASAKTKADFRREIDLISELTHENIVCIVGVALREEPLCMLFEFMARGDLHEFLMGRAPPSGKGLPSMRLLNIANNIASGMQYLASHHYVHRDLAARNCLVSDDFIVKISDFGLSRDIYSSDYYRVQSKSLLPVRWMPPESILYGKFTTESDIWSYGVVLWEIYSYGLQPYYGYSNQEVIAMVRAGELLMAPSGCPTAMYTLMMECWKHTPQRRPNFEEIVMRLQDWIQMGGCPDTAPSESGSSCGHRPTTSTKEFQERVPLLPPHCSSSNGSLATGSLKKFSAAGSSSKVTDDNFSTCSEVPPLAPKTKKYSSGSLIDTDKIGTKDTVVRIPNKHYGNEI